From the Solanum lycopersicum chromosome 10, SLM_r2.1 genome, one window contains:
- the LOC101244918 gene encoding uncharacterized protein, translating to MAARFARSIGALSSSATHRSAAGIEAVSYGVFKPRLASSSSSPESEFPKTDNKKMTDRLSGVIDVVNDRKLPPELRGQRDAVRSETDIINVVEQRIWHSMEEGQFENLPGKGKPLDLNTNPHADPAEDTLYRILSRNKCAPEWVELNKEIRDRVVEWRSALKRAWTHQGSVDDSIWIEASDSLKLQIRDINNKVFRYNLIVPFGRQMLGLKWEKEMDRLKEENTGS from the exons ATGGCAGCTCGTTTCGCGAGGTCAATCGGAGCTTTATCGTCCTCCGCTACTCATAGATCGGCGGCCGGAATTGAAGCCGTCAGTTATGGCGTCTTCAAGCCACGATTGGCATCATCGTCTTCTTCTCCAGAAAGTGAGTTTCCTAAaactgataataaaaaaatgactgATCGTCTCTCCGGTGTCATCGACGTGGTTAACGATCGTAAGCTTCCGCCTGAACTTCGAGGTCAACGTGACGCCGTTAG GTCGGAAACTGACATTATCAATGTTGTTGAACAACGAATATGGCATTCCATGGAAGAAGGGCAATTTGAGAACTTACCTGGGAAGGGAAAACCGTTAGACCTCAATACTAATCCTCATGCTGATCCAGCTGAAGATACCTTGTATAGGATTCTCTCTAGAAATAAATGTGCACCTGAGTGGGTTGAATTGAACAAAGAGATAAGAGATAGAGTCGTTGAGTGGAGATCAGCACTTAAAAGGGCATGGACGCACCAGGGCTCTGTCGATGATTCTATATGGATCGAGGCATCCGACTCTCTAAAGCTGCAGATACGTGACATCAATAACAAG GTTTTCCGATACAACCTTATCGTCCCTTTTGGACGCCAAATGCTCGGACTCAAGTGGGAGAAGGAAATGGACCGActgaaagaagaaaatacaggGAGCTGA
- the LOC101261084 gene encoding vacuolar protein-sorting-associated protein 37 homolog 1: protein MLNLWGNKGQRAQSSPQEANNGSRYSPSVVSSSSSSLPATPSSNSSVSFNAQSPTNRPSSVSQVSPAEGADIIAALRNKSANELKKLVFDKDARHNFLLSLEAVKTQNNVRDELRNATVQLARENLEKEPWIMELRNQCRIIRTTELAAAQEKMHELERRKEELLKSYSPVSLLHQLQDAMKKTEEESEALLGQLLGQEIDLTTFVQKYKKLQYSYHKRALTHLAAKASLGNHS, encoded by the exons ATGTTGAATCTCTG GGGTAACAAAGGGCAACGGGCTCAGTCAAGTCCTCAAGAAGCTAATAATGGTTCACGGTATTCACCTTCTGTAGTCAGCTCATCAAGCTCTTCCCTCCCAGCAACCCCTAGTTCAAACTCTTCGGTCAGCTTTAATGCACAGAGTCCGACAAACAGGCCAAGTTCTGTGTCCCAAGTTTCTCCTGCAGAGGGTGCTGACATCATTGCTGCTTTAAGAAACAAGAG TGCTAATGAGCTAAAGAAGCTTGTTTTTGACAAGGATGCTCGTCACAACTTCTTACTTTCACTTGAGGCTGTCAAGACTCAGAATAAT GTCAGGGATGAGCTTCGCAATGCAACTGTGCAGCTTGCTA GGGAGAATTTAGAAAAAGAACCCTGGATAATGGAGCTGAGAAATCAG TGCAGGATAATCCGCACAACTGAACTGGCTGCTGCTCAAGAAAAGATGCATGAGCTGgaaaggagaaaagaagagCTTCTAAAGTCATATTCTCCTGTATCGCTTCTCCATCAGCTACAAG ACGCGATGAAGAAAACGGAGGAGGAATCTGAAGCCCTTCTCGGCCAGCTCCTTGGTCAAGAAATTGATCTTACAACATTCGTGCAGAAGTACAAAAAACTGCAATACAGTTACCACAAGCGTGCCCTCACACATCTTGCTGCTAAGGCATCTTTAGGCAACCATAGTTAA
- the LOC101253847 gene encoding protein RGF1 INDUCIBLE TRANSCRIPTION FACTOR 1, producing MTMLVPPWLEPLLNTAFFSICRTHGDAARSECNMYCLDCNDNAFCFYCRSSKHKDHQVIQIRRSSYHDVVRVSEIQKVLDISGVQTYVINSARVLFLNERPQPKSSGKASSHVCEICGRSLLDTFRFCSLGCKLVGIKRNGDSSFILDAKNEVLALQRGEGISSRGGNQLREGLEHDNIYPPTPPPPPSNARRRKGIPHRAPLGS from the exons ATGACAATGCTGGTTCCGCCATGGCTAGAGCCATTATTGAACACTGCTTTTTTCTCGATTTGCCGGACCCACGGTGATGCGGCCCGGAGCGAATGCAATATGTACTGCTTAGACTGCAATGACAATGCTTTTTGCTTCTATTGCCGCTCATCTAAACACAAAGATCATCAAGTCATTcag atAAGGAGATCATCATATCATGATGTGGTTAGAGTTTCAGAGATTCAAAAAGTATTGGATATAAGTGGAGTGCAAACCTATGTAATCAACAGTGCAAgagttttatttctaaatgaaaggCCACAACCAAAGAGCAGTGGCAAAGCAAGTTCTCATGTTTGTGAAATATGTGGAAGAAGCCTTTTGGatacatttcgtttctgttCTCTTGGATGTAAG CTTGTAGGAATAAAGAGAAATGGAGATTCAAGCTTTATCTTAGATGCCAAAAATGAAGTACTAGCATTACAAAGAGGTGAAGGCATATCATCAAGAGGAGGAAATCAATTGCGTGAAGGCTTAGAACATGACAATATATACCCACCCACCCCTCCACCACCACCTTCAAATGctagaagaagaaaagggatTCCTCATAGAGCACCTCTTGgttcataa